A stretch of the Clavibacter sp. B3I6 genome encodes the following:
- a CDS encoding aromatic acid exporter family protein produces MRSAAERARQRSARAARTLRHRADPRAALLRLWGSAPAALQIAVAATGGWAFAHHVLGHDTPLLATTVTITSLGFVRDARPVRVLETAIGMTVGITLSEVLLLGIGRGAWQLFVIILATLLVARLLSSNAAFAVAAGVQAVLVALLPAPPGGVFVRSVDGLVGGAVALLATALIPRDPRRQALREARRVFSECSYALTSLVTALRLGDTTAADRALDRLRRTQPLVDAWSAAADSALSIARISPFLRRHLPELRAQRRVLDGMDLAVRNLRVISRRIDFLVVDGVRRPVLAELLATVSNGVNLLGQSLSDPSAAPLAQQNLVLVAVRLDPRELIPGAPVGEVMLVMLLRPLLVDLQVAAGVDEAAARAALPAV; encoded by the coding sequence GTGCGGTCCGCCGCTGAGCGCGCGCGGCAGCGGTCGGCCCGTGCCGCCCGCACCCTGAGGCATCGCGCGGATCCGCGAGCCGCGCTCCTGCGGCTCTGGGGATCCGCGCCCGCCGCGCTGCAGATCGCCGTCGCGGCGACGGGCGGCTGGGCCTTCGCGCACCACGTGCTCGGTCACGACACCCCGCTGCTCGCGACGACCGTCACCATCACCAGCCTCGGCTTCGTCCGGGACGCCCGGCCCGTGCGCGTGCTCGAGACGGCGATCGGCATGACCGTCGGCATCACGCTGAGCGAGGTGCTGCTGCTCGGCATCGGGCGGGGCGCGTGGCAGCTGTTCGTCATCATCCTCGCCACGCTGCTCGTGGCGCGGCTGCTGTCGTCGAACGCCGCGTTCGCGGTGGCCGCGGGCGTGCAGGCCGTGCTCGTGGCGCTCCTGCCCGCGCCGCCGGGCGGCGTCTTCGTGCGCAGCGTCGACGGGCTCGTGGGCGGTGCGGTGGCGCTGCTCGCGACGGCGCTCATCCCGCGGGATCCGCGCCGGCAGGCCCTCCGCGAGGCGCGCCGCGTCTTCTCGGAGTGCTCCTACGCGCTGACCTCGCTCGTCACGGCGCTGCGCCTCGGGGACACGACGGCGGCCGACCGCGCGCTCGACCGGCTCCGGCGCACGCAGCCGCTCGTCGACGCGTGGAGCGCGGCCGCGGACTCGGCCCTGTCGATCGCGCGCATCTCGCCGTTCCTCCGCCGCCACCTCCCGGAGCTCCGCGCCCAGCGGCGGGTGCTCGACGGCATGGACCTCGCGGTGCGGAACCTCCGGGTGATCTCCCGCCGCATCGACTTCCTCGTCGTCGACGGGGTCCGGCGCCCGGTCCTCGCGGAGCTGCTCGCCACCGTGTCGAACGGTGTGAACCTGCTCGGGCAGAGCCTGTCGGACCCGTCGGCCGCGCCGCTCGCGCAGCAGAACCTCGTGCTGGTGGCCGTGCGCCTGGATCCGCGCGAGCTCATCCCCGGCGCCCCCGTCGGCGAGGTGATGCTCGTCATGCTGCTGCGGCCCCTGCTCGTCGACCTCCAGGTCGCGGCGGGCGTCGACGAGGCCGCGGCGCGCGCGGCGCTCCCCGCGGTCTAG
- a CDS encoding class I SAM-dependent methyltransferase, whose protein sequence is MPGAASPVGSVTRGTTNTNRLRRVDRWIRTLDSLRTAEAPLVVDLGYGASGITALEMHRRLREARPDVRVVGIEIEPGRVARAREQLAGWPDAEARERVSFARGGFEVPLPGGERATVIRAFNVLRQYDEAEVPAAWARMAARLSPGGSVVEGTCDEIGRVASWIDVRADGPRSLTISLRLTGLELPSIVAERLPKALIHRNVPGERVHEVLALLDRSWILSAPLGVYGPRQQWLGAVRRMRDAGVPVEGGPARWRLGELTVPWSAVAPA, encoded by the coding sequence ATGCCGGGCGCCGCCTCCCCCGTCGGCTCCGTCACGCGCGGGACGACCAACACGAACCGCCTCCGGCGGGTCGACCGGTGGATCCGCACGCTCGACTCCCTGCGCACCGCGGAGGCGCCGCTCGTGGTCGACCTCGGCTACGGGGCCAGCGGGATCACGGCGCTCGAGATGCACCGGCGGCTGCGCGAGGCGCGGCCGGACGTGCGCGTCGTGGGCATCGAGATCGAGCCGGGGCGCGTGGCGCGGGCCCGGGAGCAGCTCGCCGGGTGGCCGGACGCGGAGGCGCGGGAGCGCGTGTCGTTCGCGCGCGGGGGCTTCGAGGTGCCGCTTCCCGGCGGCGAGCGCGCGACCGTGATCCGCGCGTTCAACGTGCTGCGGCAGTACGACGAGGCGGAGGTGCCGGCCGCCTGGGCGCGCATGGCGGCGCGGCTGTCCCCCGGCGGCTCCGTGGTGGAGGGCACGTGCGACGAGATCGGCCGCGTCGCGAGCTGGATCGACGTCCGCGCCGACGGACCCCGGAGCCTGACGATCTCGCTGCGGCTGACCGGCCTCGAGCTGCCGTCGATCGTGGCGGAGCGGCTGCCGAAGGCGCTCATCCACCGCAACGTCCCGGGCGAGCGCGTGCACGAGGTGCTCGCGCTCCTCGACCGGAGCTGGATCCTCAGCGCCCCGCTCGGCGTCTACGGCCCGCGCCAGCAGTGGCTGGGGGCCGTGCGGCGGATGCGCGACGCGGGCGTGCCCGTCGAGGGCGGCCCCGCGCGGTGGCGGCTCGGCGAGCTGACCGTGCCGTGGTCCGCGGTGGCGCCGGCCTAG
- a CDS encoding phosphoglyceromutase, producing the protein MAEPRTLVLLRHGNSDWNQKNLFTGWVDVELSEQGVAEGQRAGELLAESGILPDVLHTSVLIRAIDTANIALKRAGRSWIPVQRTWRLNERHYGALQGKDKAQTLAEYGPEQFATWRRSFDVPPPPIDDADEYSQSGDPRYADLGDDLPRTECLKDVIERMLPYWESDIQPDLASGRTVLVTAHGNSLRALVKHLDGISDADIAELNIPTGIPLVYRLDEDFRPLVPGGEYLDPEAAAAGAAAVAAQGTKK; encoded by the coding sequence ATGGCTGAACCCCGCACCCTCGTCCTGCTGCGTCACGGCAACAGCGACTGGAACCAGAAGAACCTGTTCACCGGATGGGTGGACGTCGAGCTGAGCGAGCAGGGCGTCGCCGAGGGCCAGCGCGCCGGCGAGCTCCTCGCCGAGTCCGGCATCCTCCCCGATGTGCTGCACACCTCCGTCCTCATCCGCGCCATCGACACCGCCAACATCGCGCTCAAGCGCGCCGGGCGCTCGTGGATCCCGGTGCAGCGGACGTGGCGCCTCAACGAGCGCCACTACGGCGCGCTCCAGGGCAAGGACAAGGCGCAGACCCTCGCCGAGTACGGCCCGGAGCAGTTCGCGACCTGGCGCCGCTCGTTCGACGTGCCGCCGCCCCCCATCGACGACGCCGACGAGTACTCGCAGTCCGGCGACCCGCGCTACGCCGACCTCGGCGACGACCTGCCCCGCACGGAGTGCCTCAAGGACGTCATCGAGCGGATGCTGCCCTACTGGGAGTCCGACATCCAGCCCGACCTCGCGTCCGGCCGCACGGTGCTCGTCACCGCCCACGGCAACTCGCTGCGCGCGCTCGTGAAGCACCTCGACGGCATCTCCGACGCCGACATCGCCGAGCTCAACATCCCCACCGGCATCCCGCTCGTCTACCGCCTCGACGAGGACTTCCGCCCCCTCGTCCCCGGCGGCGAGTACCTCGACCCCGAGGCCGCCGCGGCCGGCGCCGCCGCGGTCGCCGCGCAGGGCACCAAGAAGTAG
- the phoU gene encoding phosphate signaling complex protein PhoU, with amino-acid sequence MREVFQQELHEVQERLIEISALVAISIENATRAFNESNVSLAETVIEQDRRIDELATSLDELAINILARQQPVARDLRIVVSALRISASLERMGDLAEHIAQLSRYRFPDKVVPKSLRPTFLELGQLDVAIARKLTDLLTTEDPKLAEEIRNDDDRIDELHLSVFDKVLGETWKGAAVDTVDSTLASRYHERFADHAVSIAKTVQYLATGDWVQADA; translated from the coding sequence ATGCGCGAAGTGTTCCAGCAGGAGCTCCACGAGGTCCAGGAGCGTCTCATCGAGATCTCCGCGCTCGTCGCCATCTCCATCGAGAACGCGACCCGGGCGTTCAACGAGTCGAACGTCAGCCTCGCCGAGACGGTCATCGAGCAGGACCGCCGCATCGACGAGCTCGCCACGAGCCTCGACGAGCTGGCCATCAACATCCTCGCCCGGCAGCAGCCCGTGGCCCGCGACCTCCGCATCGTCGTGAGCGCGCTCCGCATCAGCGCCTCGCTCGAGCGCATGGGCGACCTCGCCGAGCACATCGCGCAGCTGTCGCGCTACCGCTTCCCGGACAAGGTGGTGCCGAAGTCGCTCCGCCCCACGTTCCTCGAGCTCGGCCAGCTCGACGTCGCCATCGCCCGCAAGCTCACGGACCTCCTCACCACCGAGGACCCGAAGCTCGCCGAGGAGATCCGCAACGACGACGACCGCATCGACGAGCTGCACCTCAGCGTCTTCGACAAGGTGCTCGGCGAGACCTGGAAGGGCGCGGCCGTCGACACGGTCGACTCCACGCTCGCCAGCCGCTACCACGAGCGCTTCGCCGACCACGCCGTGTCGATCGCGAAGACCGTGCAGTACCTCGCCACCGGCGACTGGGTGCAGGCCGACGCCTGA
- a CDS encoding cell wall metabolism sensor histidine kinase WalK, translating to MDTGALVLVCLLIGLVVGAGFVWLLHHAADRGDRAVEITNPVVPDGVDQVLEALESAGIVLDPSNNVMKASPGAISSGLVFHQALVHPELVSMVDRVRRSGEPMAEEVSLARGPFGAAEFQMHVRVARLGTRYVLLLAQDRTESHRLDQVRRDFVANISHELKTPIGAVGLLAEALDSCADDPVQVRRFAARLTTESARLARITQEIIELSRLEASNALEKAEPVDVDHVISVALDQVRLGAELRGIELARGKRSRSTVYGDEALLVVAVHNLLSNAVNYSPDGSRVGIGVMVDDGAVEIVVTDQGIGIPEDEQGRIFERFFRVDQARARDTGGTGLGLSIVKHVVQNHGGDVRVWSRPGRGSTFTIRLPEASQIPALAGTDIGEPT from the coding sequence ATGGACACCGGTGCGTTGGTGCTCGTCTGCCTCCTCATCGGGTTGGTGGTCGGCGCGGGATTCGTGTGGCTGCTGCACCACGCGGCGGACCGCGGCGACCGTGCCGTCGAGATCACCAACCCGGTCGTGCCGGACGGCGTCGACCAGGTCCTCGAGGCCCTCGAGTCCGCCGGGATCGTGCTCGACCCCTCCAACAACGTGATGAAGGCGTCCCCCGGCGCCATCTCCTCCGGCCTCGTCTTCCACCAGGCCCTCGTGCACCCCGAGCTCGTCTCGATGGTCGACCGCGTGCGTCGATCCGGCGAGCCGATGGCGGAGGAGGTGTCGCTCGCGCGCGGGCCGTTCGGCGCCGCGGAGTTCCAGATGCACGTGCGGGTCGCCCGCCTCGGCACGCGGTACGTGCTCCTCCTCGCGCAGGACCGCACCGAGTCGCACCGGCTCGACCAGGTGCGGCGCGACTTCGTGGCGAACATCAGCCACGAGCTGAAGACCCCCATCGGCGCGGTGGGGCTGCTCGCGGAGGCGCTCGACTCGTGCGCCGACGACCCGGTGCAGGTGCGGCGCTTCGCGGCACGGCTGACGACGGAGTCGGCCCGGCTCGCGCGCATCACGCAGGAGATCATCGAGCTGTCGCGGCTGGAGGCGTCGAACGCGCTGGAGAAGGCGGAGCCCGTCGACGTCGACCACGTGATCAGCGTGGCGCTCGACCAGGTGCGGCTCGGCGCGGAGCTGCGCGGGATCGAGCTGGCGCGCGGCAAGCGCTCGCGCTCCACGGTCTACGGCGACGAGGCGCTCCTCGTGGTCGCGGTGCACAACCTGCTGAGCAACGCCGTGAACTACTCGCCGGACGGGTCGCGCGTCGGCATCGGCGTCATGGTCGACGACGGGGCCGTCGAGATCGTGGTCACCGACCAGGGCATCGGCATCCCCGAGGACGAGCAGGGCCGGATCTTCGAGCGCTTCTTCCGCGTCGACCAGGCCCGCGCGCGCGACACCGGCGGCACCGGGCTCGGGCTCAGCATCGTCAAGCACGTCGTGCAGAACCACGGCGGCGACGTGCGCGTCTGGTCCCGCCCCGGCCGCGGCTCGACCTTCACCATCCGCCTCCCCGAGGCATCGCAGATCCCGGCGCTCGCCGGTACGGACATCGGAGAACCCACGTGA
- a CDS encoding response regulator transcription factor → MTRIMLVEDEASLSEPLAFLLQREGYEVDVVEDGPSAVAAYDRDGADLILLDLMLPGLPGTEVCREIRTRSAVPIIMLTAKDSEVDIVVGLELGADDYVTKPYSTRELLARIRAVLRRRVEVDEEPLNVLEVGAVRMDVERHTVEVDGREIAMPLKEFELLELLLRNAGRVLTRGQLIDRVWGSDYFGDTKTLDVHIKRIRSKIEREPSDPVLLVTVRGLGYRFEA, encoded by the coding sequence GTGACACGCATCATGCTCGTCGAGGACGAGGCGTCGCTCAGCGAGCCGCTCGCCTTCCTGCTCCAGCGCGAGGGCTACGAGGTCGACGTCGTCGAGGACGGTCCGTCGGCCGTGGCGGCGTACGACCGGGACGGCGCGGACCTCATCCTGCTCGACCTCATGCTCCCGGGCCTGCCCGGCACCGAGGTGTGCCGGGAGATCCGCACGCGCTCGGCCGTCCCGATCATCATGCTGACCGCCAAGGACTCCGAGGTGGACATCGTCGTGGGGCTGGAGCTCGGCGCCGACGACTACGTCACGAAGCCGTACTCGACCCGGGAGCTGCTCGCCCGGATCCGCGCGGTGCTCCGCCGCCGCGTCGAGGTCGACGAGGAGCCCCTCAACGTGCTCGAGGTCGGCGCCGTGCGCATGGACGTCGAGCGCCACACGGTCGAGGTCGACGGGCGCGAGATCGCCATGCCGCTGAAGGAGTTCGAGCTGCTCGAGCTGCTGCTGCGGAACGCCGGGCGCGTGCTCACGCGCGGACAGCTCATCGACCGGGTCTGGGGCTCCGACTACTTCGGCGACACGAAGACGCTCGACGTGCACATCAAGCGGATCCGCTCGAAGATCGAGCGCGAGCCGTCCGACCCCGTGCTGCTCGTCACCGTGCGCGGGCTCGGCTACCGCTTCGAGGCGTAG
- a CDS encoding CarD family transcriptional regulator: MIFEVGETVVYPHHGAATIIEVKKRVIRGEEKLYLKLDVNQGGLRIEVPAENVDMVGVRDVIGREGVERVFGVLRAEFTEEPTNWSRRYKANLEKLASGDVLKVAEVVRDLWRRNEDRGLSAGEKSMLQKARGILVGELALAEKTDEEHASTLLDEVLAS, from the coding sequence ATGATCTTCGAGGTCGGCGAGACCGTCGTGTACCCGCATCACGGGGCGGCGACCATCATCGAGGTGAAGAAGCGCGTCATCCGCGGCGAGGAGAAGCTGTACCTCAAGCTCGACGTCAACCAGGGCGGGCTGCGGATCGAGGTCCCGGCGGAGAACGTCGACATGGTCGGCGTGCGCGACGTCATCGGGCGCGAGGGCGTCGAGCGGGTGTTCGGGGTGCTGCGCGCCGAGTTCACCGAGGAGCCCACCAACTGGTCGAGGCGCTACAAGGCGAACCTCGAGAAGCTCGCGTCGGGCGACGTGCTCAAGGTCGCCGAGGTCGTCCGCGACCTGTGGCGCCGCAACGAGGACCGCGGCCTGTCCGCCGGCGAGAAGAGCATGCTCCAGAAGGCGCGCGGCATCCTCGTGGGCGAGCTGGCCCTCGCGGAGAAGACCGACGAGGAGCACGCGTCGACGCTGCTCGACGAGGTCCTCGCCTCCTGA
- the ispD gene encoding 2-C-methyl-D-erythritol 4-phosphate cytidylyltransferase, translating to MSHDPVVPSARATDDGGPAGPRLGVVVVAAGSGTRLGAGIPKALVEVGGATLLARSLRAVLGLAEEAHVVVVAPAAHVAETTAVVDAVAGAARGSVAVVVGGATRQGSVRAGLAALAGSVDVVLVHDAARALTPTSLFASVARAVRAEAAGVVPGLPVTDTVKRVDAAGECLGTVDRSDLVGVQTPQGFPRGPLDAAYAAATAEHTDDAALFQAAGGAVRVIPGDALAFKVTTAWDLRRAEELVARAEGSGSAASRLRSGIGTDVHAVDATQPLWLAGLHWPGEAGLAGHSDGDAVSHAMCDALLSAAGLGDIGGIFGTDDPELDGAHGEVFLRRTAELVRGAGYGIVNVAVQVMAVRPKLSPRRAEAERILSAAVGAPVSLAGTTTDGLGFTGRGDGVAAVATALVERL from the coding sequence ATGAGCCACGACCCCGTCGTCCCGTCCGCCCGCGCGACCGACGACGGGGGCCCCGCCGGCCCCCGGCTCGGCGTCGTCGTGGTCGCGGCGGGCAGCGGCACGCGGCTGGGCGCGGGGATCCCGAAGGCGCTCGTCGAGGTCGGCGGCGCCACGCTGCTGGCCCGCTCCCTCCGCGCGGTCCTCGGCCTCGCCGAGGAGGCGCACGTCGTCGTCGTCGCGCCCGCCGCGCACGTGGCGGAGACCACCGCCGTGGTGGACGCGGTCGCCGGCGCGGCCCGCGGATCCGTCGCCGTGGTCGTCGGCGGGGCCACCCGGCAGGGATCAGTGCGGGCCGGCCTCGCGGCGCTCGCCGGATCCGTCGACGTCGTCCTCGTGCACGACGCCGCGCGGGCGCTGACCCCCACCTCCCTCTTCGCCTCCGTCGCACGGGCCGTGCGCGCCGAGGCCGCCGGCGTGGTGCCCGGCCTGCCCGTCACCGACACCGTCAAGCGCGTCGACGCCGCGGGGGAGTGCCTCGGCACGGTCGACCGCAGCGACCTCGTCGGCGTCCAGACCCCGCAGGGCTTCCCGCGCGGCCCGCTCGACGCGGCCTATGCCGCGGCGACCGCCGAGCACACCGACGACGCGGCGCTCTTCCAGGCCGCGGGCGGCGCGGTCCGCGTGATCCCCGGCGACGCGCTCGCGTTCAAGGTCACCACCGCATGGGACCTGCGGCGCGCGGAGGAGCTCGTCGCGCGGGCCGAGGGGAGCGGATCGGCGGCCTCCCGTCTCCGCTCCGGCATCGGCACCGACGTCCACGCGGTCGACGCGACCCAGCCGCTCTGGCTCGCGGGCCTGCACTGGCCGGGCGAGGCGGGGCTCGCCGGGCACAGCGACGGCGACGCGGTGAGCCACGCCATGTGCGACGCGCTCCTGTCGGCCGCGGGCCTCGGCGACATCGGCGGGATCTTCGGGACCGACGACCCCGAGCTCGACGGCGCGCACGGCGAGGTCTTCCTGCGCCGCACCGCGGAGCTCGTCCGCGGGGCCGGCTACGGCATCGTCAACGTCGCGGTCCAGGTCATGGCGGTGCGCCCCAAGCTGTCGCCGCGGCGGGCCGAGGCCGAGCGGATCCTCTCGGCCGCGGTCGGCGCGCCCGTCTCGCTCGCGGGCACCACGACCGACGGGCTCGGCTTCACGGGCCGCGGCGACGGCGTCGCGGCGGTCGCGACGGCCCTCGTCGAGCGCCTCTGA
- the cysS gene encoding cysteine--tRNA ligase has product MTLRLHDSRTQSLRDFVPLVDGRVGIYVCGPTVQSAPHIGHLRSALAYDQLRRWLAYRGLDVTLVRNVTDIDDKVIDNARRGQEAGGTEEWWALAYRVELEFSRAYAALGILPPSYEPRATASVGEMQEIIRRLVDRGHAYPADDGSGDVYFDTASWPEYGELTRQRAADMEAAADADPRAKRDERDFALWKGAKPGEPASASWPSPWGAGRPGWHIECSAMSTRYLGAEFDIHGGGLDLRFPHHENELAQSRAAGDPFARYWLHNGLVSVAGQKMSKSLGNSLFAADLLASARPVVVRYFLGSAHYRSTLEFHDGALAEAEAALDRIETFLDRSARRLAGTRFQAPAPDGVGPAPVPAAFAEAMDDDLSVPQALAVLHDAVRAGNAALDAGDLQEAAAQRADVSAMVAVLGIDPLADEWRTASDQPVRRALQALVEHRIAERQTAREARDFALADRIRQELAEAGITIEDSPGGSHWSIDGE; this is encoded by the coding sequence GTGACCCTGCGCCTCCATGACTCCCGGACGCAGTCCCTGCGGGACTTCGTGCCGCTCGTCGACGGCAGGGTCGGCATCTACGTCTGCGGTCCCACGGTCCAGTCGGCGCCGCACATCGGCCACCTCCGGAGCGCGCTCGCCTACGACCAGCTGCGCCGCTGGCTCGCGTATCGCGGGCTCGACGTCACGCTCGTCCGCAACGTCACCGACATCGACGACAAGGTCATCGACAACGCCCGGCGCGGCCAGGAGGCCGGCGGCACCGAGGAGTGGTGGGCGCTCGCGTACCGCGTCGAGCTCGAGTTCTCCCGCGCCTACGCCGCCCTCGGGATCCTCCCGCCCAGCTACGAGCCCCGCGCCACCGCGAGCGTCGGCGAGATGCAGGAGATCATCCGGCGCCTCGTCGACCGCGGCCACGCGTACCCGGCCGACGACGGGTCCGGCGACGTCTACTTCGACACCGCCTCCTGGCCCGAGTACGGCGAGCTCACGCGCCAGCGCGCCGCCGACATGGAGGCCGCCGCCGACGCGGATCCGCGCGCCAAGCGGGACGAGCGCGACTTCGCCCTCTGGAAGGGCGCGAAGCCCGGGGAGCCCGCGAGCGCGTCGTGGCCGTCGCCCTGGGGCGCCGGCCGTCCCGGCTGGCACATCGAGTGCTCCGCCATGTCCACGCGCTACCTCGGCGCCGAGTTCGACATCCACGGCGGCGGGCTCGACCTGCGCTTCCCGCACCACGAGAACGAGCTCGCCCAGTCCCGTGCGGCGGGGGATCCGTTCGCCCGCTACTGGCTGCACAACGGGCTCGTCTCCGTGGCCGGCCAGAAGATGAGCAAGTCGCTCGGGAACTCGCTGTTCGCCGCCGATCTGCTCGCCTCCGCGCGCCCGGTCGTCGTCCGCTACTTCCTCGGATCCGCGCACTACCGCTCCACCCTCGAGTTCCACGACGGCGCGCTCGCCGAGGCCGAGGCCGCGCTCGACCGCATCGAGACGTTCCTCGACCGCAGCGCCCGCCGCCTCGCCGGCACGCGCTTCCAGGCCCCCGCCCCCGATGGCGTCGGCCCGGCCCCCGTGCCCGCCGCCTTCGCGGAGGCGATGGACGACGACCTGAGCGTCCCGCAGGCGCTCGCCGTGCTCCACGACGCCGTCCGCGCGGGCAACGCCGCCCTCGACGCCGGCGACCTCCAGGAGGCCGCGGCCCAGCGTGCGGACGTCTCCGCGATGGTGGCCGTGCTCGGCATCGACCCGCTCGCTGACGAGTGGCGCACCGCGTCCGACCAGCCCGTGCGCCGTGCGCTGCAGGCGCTGGTCGAGCATCGGATCGCCGAGCGACAGACCGCGCGGGAGGCCAGGGACTTCGCCCTCGCCGACCGCATCAGACAGGAGCTGGCCGAGGCCGGCATCACGATAGAGGACTCGCCCGGCGGGTCGCATTGGAGCATCGATGGCGAATAA
- the rlmB gene encoding 23S rRNA (guanosine(2251)-2'-O)-methyltransferase RlmB: MANKPSRSGAVRKTKKGPLKGSGGQGRQALEGKKPTPKAEDRPYHPAGKRKAAKDRYEAASAGASRGRDERPERSAPPRARATDRPAAADAPRARRAKQQDESEVVTGRNSVVEALRAKIPATALYIASRIEYDDRVKEVLSLATGRGIPVLEVMRPELDRIAGHDAVHQGLALKVPPYEYADAIELLDKTISRGQVPLMVALDGITDPRNLGAIIRSVAAFGGHGVIVPQRRSVGLTASAWKTSAGAAARTPVAMASNLTQTLKALKQRGVFVVGLDGGGDMSLHEFTLADRPIVVVVGSEGKGLSRLVTETCDTIVSIPIGASTESLNAGIAASVTLYEIGKLRAAARRK; the protein is encoded by the coding sequence ATGGCGAATAAGCCCAGCCGATCAGGCGCGGTACGCAAGACCAAGAAGGGCCCGCTCAAGGGTTCCGGAGGGCAGGGCCGGCAGGCCCTCGAGGGCAAGAAGCCCACGCCGAAGGCCGAGGACCGCCCGTACCACCCCGCGGGCAAGCGGAAGGCCGCGAAGGACCGGTACGAGGCGGCATCCGCGGGCGCCAGTCGCGGCCGCGACGAGCGCCCCGAGCGCTCGGCACCGCCGCGCGCCCGCGCCACCGACCGCCCCGCGGCGGCCGACGCCCCGCGCGCCCGCCGCGCGAAGCAGCAGGACGAGTCCGAGGTCGTCACCGGCCGCAACTCGGTGGTCGAGGCGCTCCGCGCGAAGATCCCCGCGACCGCGCTCTACATCGCCTCGCGCATCGAGTACGACGACCGCGTCAAGGAGGTGCTGTCGCTCGCCACCGGGCGCGGGATCCCCGTCCTCGAGGTCATGCGCCCCGAGCTCGACCGCATCGCCGGCCACGACGCCGTGCACCAGGGCCTCGCGCTCAAGGTGCCGCCGTACGAGTACGCGGACGCGATCGAGCTGCTCGACAAGACCATCTCCCGCGGGCAGGTGCCGCTCATGGTCGCGCTCGACGGCATCACCGACCCGCGGAACCTCGGGGCCATCATCCGCTCGGTCGCCGCGTTCGGCGGGCACGGCGTGATCGTGCCGCAGCGCCGCTCGGTCGGCCTGACCGCCAGCGCGTGGAAGACGTCGGCCGGCGCCGCGGCGCGCACGCCCGTCGCCATGGCGTCGAACCTCACGCAGACGCTGAAGGCGCTCAAGCAGCGCGGCGTCTTCGTGGTCGGCCTCGACGGCGGCGGCGACATGTCGCTGCACGAGTTCACGCTCGCCGACCGCCCGATCGTGGTCGTCGTCGGATCCGAGGGCAAGGGCCTGTCGCGTCTCGTCACCGAGACGTGCGACACCATCGTCTCCATCCCGATCGGCGCCTCCACCGAGTCGCTCAACGCGGGCATCGCGGCGAGCGTCACGCTCTACGAGATCGGCAAGCTGCGCGCGGCGGCCCGCCGCAAGTAG